In the Acidovorax sp. A79 genome, one interval contains:
- a CDS encoding contractile injection system protein, VgrG/Pvc8 family, translating into MMAPDYLKTSQLHRAPTFSLVVDGRDISKKVEARLVSLTLTEARGGEADQLDLVIDDSDGRMGIPAKGAELALTLGWEGSGMQDKGTFDVDEVEHSGTPDTISIRARSAEMRREMRTRAERSYHGKKLGEIVGDIAQRNGLQLRMDATLQDTPVEHIDQTRESDLHFLTRLARKHDAVATVKKGRLVFKPIGSTRAANGEDLETITITRADGDQHRYHSADRNAYSGVRAYWHDPNTAEKKSVLVGEQENEKRLKDTYGSEADAMAAARAERGRIERGKATMELTLAIGRPELMPQTPVVLQGFKDVIDDTPWLVVKLTHTLGDNGLTTRMELETRALQAG; encoded by the coding sequence ATGATGGCGCCCGACTACCTCAAGACCAGCCAGCTGCACCGCGCCCCCACGTTCTCGCTGGTGGTGGACGGGCGGGATATTTCCAAGAAGGTGGAAGCGCGCCTGGTGTCCCTCACCCTCACCGAAGCCCGAGGCGGCGAGGCCGACCAGCTGGACCTGGTGATTGACGACAGCGACGGCCGCATGGGCATACCTGCCAAGGGGGCCGAGCTGGCCCTGACCCTGGGCTGGGAAGGCAGTGGCATGCAGGACAAAGGCACGTTCGATGTGGACGAGGTGGAGCACAGCGGCACGCCAGACACCATCAGCATCCGCGCCCGATCTGCAGAGATGCGGCGCGAGATGCGCACCCGCGCGGAGCGCAGCTACCACGGCAAGAAGCTGGGCGAGATCGTGGGCGACATTGCGCAGCGCAACGGCCTGCAGCTGCGCATGGATGCCACGCTGCAAGACACCCCGGTGGAGCACATCGACCAGACGCGCGAGAGTGATCTGCACTTCCTCACCCGTCTGGCCAGGAAGCACGACGCAGTGGCCACGGTGAAGAAAGGCCGGCTGGTATTCAAGCCCATCGGCTCTACCCGCGCCGCCAACGGCGAAGACCTCGAAACCATCACCATCACCCGCGCCGATGGCGACCAGCACCGCTACCACAGCGCCGACCGCAACGCCTACAGCGGCGTGCGCGCGTACTGGCACGACCCCAACACGGCCGAAAAAAAGAGCGTGCTGGTAGGCGAGCAGGAAAACGAAAAGCGCCTGAAGGACACCTACGGCAGCGAGGCCGACGCCATGGCCGCCGCGCGGGCCGAGCGCGGGCGCATCGAGCGCGGCAAGGCCACCATGGAGCTGACGCTGGCCATCGGCCGGCCTGAACTGATGCCGCAGACGCCGGTGGTGCTGCAGGGGTTCAAGGATGTGATTGATGACACCCCCTGG